The Phragmites australis chromosome 15, lpPhrAust1.1, whole genome shotgun sequence genome window below encodes:
- the LOC133891964 gene encoding transcription factor TGA2.1 isoform X2 — protein MADASSRTDTSTVLDNDDKNQRLENGQSEAIMPSNSSDRSDRSDKPLDQKTLRRLAQNREAARKSRLRKKAYVQQLESSKLKLAQLEQELQKAHQQGIFISSSGDQTHAMSGNGALTFDIEYARWLEEQNKQINELRTAVNAHASDSDLRLIVDGIMAHYDEIFKVKGVAAKADVFHILSGMWKTPAERCFLWLGGFRPSELLKLLANHIEPLTEQQLLGLTNLQQSSQQAEDALSQGMEALQQSLAETLAGSLGPSGSSGNVANYMGQMAMAMGKLGTLENFLRQADNLRQQTLHQMQRILTIRQASRALLGIHDYFSRLRALSSLWLARPRE, from the exons ATGGCAGATGCTAGTTCGAGGACTGACACCTCAACTGTTCTAGACAACGACGACAAGAATCAGAGG TTGGAAAACGGACAAAGTGAAGCAATCATGCCATCTAATTCTTCGGATAGGTCCGACAGGTCCGACAAACCTTTGGACCAAAAG ACACTGCGACGGCTCGCCCAAAATCGTGAGGCAGCAAGAAAAAGTCGGCTGAGGAAAAAG GCATATGTGCAACAGCTAGAGAGCAGCAAGCTGAAACTTGCACAATTAGAGCAGGAGCTCCAGAAAGCTCACCAGCAG GGAATCTTCATTTCCAGCTCTGGAGACCAAACCCATGCCATGAGTGGAAACG GAGCATTGACTTTTGACATAGAATATGCTAGATGGCTAGAGGAGCAAAATAAGCAGATAAATGAGTTGAGGACTGCGGTGAATGCTCATGCAAGTGACAGTGATCTACGACTTATTGTAGATGGCATAATGGCCCATTATGATGAAATATTCAAGGTCAAAGGTGTTGCTGCGAAGGCTGATGTGTTTCACATACTTTCAGGCATGTGGAAGACACCTGCTGAAAGGTGCTTCCTGTGGCTTGGGGGTTTTCGTCCATCTGAGCTTTTAAAG CTCCTAGCGAATCACATCGAGCCCCTAACTGAGCAGCAGTTGTTGGGATTAACCAACCTCCAGCAATCTTCCCAGCAAGCAGAGGATGCATTGTCACAGGGGATGGAGGCATTGCAGCAATCTTTGGCAGAGACTCTGGCTGGATCTCTTGGTCCATCGGGTTCTTCAGGGAATGTGGCAAACTACATGGGTCAGATGGCCATGGCCATGGGCAAACTTGGAACACTTGAGAATTTTCTTCGCCAG GCTGACAACCTGCGACAGCAGACATTGCATCAAATGCAACGAATTCTGACGATCCGGCAGGCTTCTCGCGCTCTTCTTGGTATACACGACTACTTTTCACGGTTGCGTGCTTTAAGTTCTCTGTGGCTTGCTAGGCCACGGGAATAA
- the LOC133891963 gene encoding rhodanese-like/PpiC domain-containing protein 12, chloroplastic isoform X1, whose amino-acid sequence MRGECGRGGLPGGDPPRPPPPTYDARLPPREPSSMSASAMSSTLPLALPISNVHARRRRSGIASRDVCRPCYRGGAGAERECGRVRRRKERSPQKLMAHEETEPGLLLPPPPRPQVQPNESQTIQLPTNPSPFLGTAATASERPAMLGLRARAAARLPCPSPSPYSAATARFTRLSPLAPLSSASPPPRTPRPSLSTRWRLPMRPGGTGSYSRPTTRVFCTAASSPPREGKELLVQHLLVGEKDVRLLVDLEKSIIAGGADLSDLAVVHSLCPSKENGGMLGWVRRGQMVPEFEEAAFGAPLNKVVRCTTKFGWHLLQVLAERDQCILQDIEPEELHTKMQDPSFVEEAQLIDVREPDEVAKASLPGFKVLPLRQFGTWGPVMTDEFNPQKDTYVLCHHGMRSMQVAKWLQSQGFGKVYNVTGGIHAYAVKADSSVPTY is encoded by the exons ATGCGCGGCGAATGCGGCCGCGGGGGGCTCCCCGGCGGTGACcctccccggccgccgcctccgacgTATGACGCGCGGTTGCCGCCGCGGGAGCCCTCGTCCATGTCGGCGTCGGCGATGTCGTCCACCCTGCCGCTCGCGTTGCCCATCTCCAACGTCCACGCACGCAGGAGGCGCAGCGGAATCGCCAGTCGCGATGTGTGCCGCCCCTGCTATCGCGGTGGTGCTGGTGCGGAACGGGAGTGCGGGCgcgtcaggaggaggaaggagaggagccCACAAAAGCTAATGGCCCACGAAGAAACAGAGCccggccttcttcttcctcctcctcctcgcccacAAGTCCAACCGAACGAAAGCCAGACCATCCAACTCCCAACAAATCCTTCCCCCTTCCTCGGCACGGCAGCGACAGCGAGCGAGCGACCAGCCATGCTTGGTCTTCGAGCCCGCGCTGCGGCGCGGCTTCCGTGCCCCTCGCCATCTCCCTACTCGGCTGCCACGGCCAGGTTCACGCGCCTCTCCCCCCTCGCGCCTCTGTCGTCtgcatcgccgccgccgaggactCCGCGGCCCTCCCTCTCCACCAGGTGGCGCCTGCCCATGCGTCCCGGGGGCACTGGCAGCTACTCCAGGCCGACTACCAGGG TTTTTTGCACTGCTGCCAGCAGTCCACCGAGAGAGGGGAAGGAGTTGCTAGTTCAGCATCTGCTTGTTGGTGAAAAGGATGTCAGGCTTTTGGTCGATCTTGAAAAGAGCATCATCGCAGGAG GGGCAGACTTGAGTGATTTAGCTGTCGTGCATTCCTTGTGTCCATCAAAAGAAAATGGTGGTATGCTTGGGTGGGTTCGAAGGGGACAGATG GTACCAGAATTTGAGGAAGCAGCATTTGGTGCTCCTTTGAACAAAGTAGTGCGATGTACGACAAAATTTGGATGGCATTTATTGCAAGTTCTCGCTGAGAG GGATCAATGCATACTGCAAGACATTGAACCAGAGGAGCTTCACACAAAAATGCAAGATCCTAGTTTTGTTGAAGAAGCTCAATTGATTGATGTTCGGGAGCCTGATGAAGT GGCTAAAGCTTCCCTCCCGGGCTTTAAAGTTCTACCCCTACGCCAATTTGGGACCTGGGGACCAGTTATGACAGATGAATTTAATCCTCAGAAGGACACTTATGTTCTG TGCCACCATGGCATGCGCTCAATGCAGGTGGCTAAATGGCTGCAGTCTCAG GGTTTCGGAAAAGTCTATAATGTCACGGGTGGAATTCACGCCTACGCCGTTAAAGCCGACTCCTCCGTCCCGACTTACTAG
- the LOC133891964 gene encoding transcription factor TGA2.1 isoform X1, whose amino-acid sequence MPLAPPPLCAFPSTIPRRPASGSFPLRKSPRHATAPPPRCPESILEHTPAPPASRSCLPRPRYRHRFIRCWFLFSPKPRPFLRRYSQRLLMVVALRRHAKTCSDRHRLSHKLENGQSEAIMPSNSSDRSDRSDKPLDQKTLRRLAQNREAARKSRLRKKAYVQQLESSKLKLAQLEQELQKAHQQGIFISSSGDQTHAMSGNGALTFDIEYARWLEEQNKQINELRTAVNAHASDSDLRLIVDGIMAHYDEIFKVKGVAAKADVFHILSGMWKTPAERCFLWLGGFRPSELLKLLANHIEPLTEQQLLGLTNLQQSSQQAEDALSQGMEALQQSLAETLAGSLGPSGSSGNVANYMGQMAMAMGKLGTLENFLRQADNLRQQTLHQMQRILTIRQASRALLGIHDYFSRLRALSSLWLARPRE is encoded by the exons ATGCCACTCGCGCCACCACCACTGTGCGCCTTCCCCTCCACCATCCCGAGAAGACCTGCTTCTGGAAGCTTCCCCCTACGCAAATCGCCTCGCCACGCCACGGCTCCTCCTCCCCGCTGCCCCGAATCCATCCTAGAACACACGCCGGCACCGCCAGCTTCGAGAAGCTGTCTGCCGCGCCCTCGGTACCGTCACCGATTCATTCGTTGCTGGTTTTTGTTTTCCCCCAAGCCCCGGCCGTTTCTCCGGCGGTACAGCCAAAGGCTGCTCATGGTCGTGGCCCTCCGGCGGCATGCCAAGACTTGCTCCGACCGCCACCGCCTATCACACAAG TTGGAAAACGGACAAAGTGAAGCAATCATGCCATCTAATTCTTCGGATAGGTCCGACAGGTCCGACAAACCTTTGGACCAAAAG ACACTGCGACGGCTCGCCCAAAATCGTGAGGCAGCAAGAAAAAGTCGGCTGAGGAAAAAG GCATATGTGCAACAGCTAGAGAGCAGCAAGCTGAAACTTGCACAATTAGAGCAGGAGCTCCAGAAAGCTCACCAGCAG GGAATCTTCATTTCCAGCTCTGGAGACCAAACCCATGCCATGAGTGGAAACG GAGCATTGACTTTTGACATAGAATATGCTAGATGGCTAGAGGAGCAAAATAAGCAGATAAATGAGTTGAGGACTGCGGTGAATGCTCATGCAAGTGACAGTGATCTACGACTTATTGTAGATGGCATAATGGCCCATTATGATGAAATATTCAAGGTCAAAGGTGTTGCTGCGAAGGCTGATGTGTTTCACATACTTTCAGGCATGTGGAAGACACCTGCTGAAAGGTGCTTCCTGTGGCTTGGGGGTTTTCGTCCATCTGAGCTTTTAAAG CTCCTAGCGAATCACATCGAGCCCCTAACTGAGCAGCAGTTGTTGGGATTAACCAACCTCCAGCAATCTTCCCAGCAAGCAGAGGATGCATTGTCACAGGGGATGGAGGCATTGCAGCAATCTTTGGCAGAGACTCTGGCTGGATCTCTTGGTCCATCGGGTTCTTCAGGGAATGTGGCAAACTACATGGGTCAGATGGCCATGGCCATGGGCAAACTTGGAACACTTGAGAATTTTCTTCGCCAG GCTGACAACCTGCGACAGCAGACATTGCATCAAATGCAACGAATTCTGACGATCCGGCAGGCTTCTCGCGCTCTTCTTGGTATACACGACTACTTTTCACGGTTGCGTGCTTTAAGTTCTCTGTGGCTTGCTAGGCCACGGGAATAA
- the LOC133893326 gene encoding pentatricopeptide repeat-containing protein At1g13040, mitochondrial, producing MFLAKRPHWSSQISRLCVLHTVSWIVSWRQAPYSGGGCSNATPGDLGRLPELFRSPRVEVSAVIGRALESGRWSESVELELERLHVDLDPFVVNRVLRGLSDSETTVRFYWWAESRPGFDHTQFAIAYIVSLLFLDGNFALLSEFLDRVRSQGVALHRSLYRILLSGYVRAGQFDSVIQTFDEMVMSGCREFGVDYNRFIGVLVKNCCFDLVERYYGMALEKGFCLTPFTYSRWISALCQSDRIELVEELLADMDKFRCFPDIWACNIYVDYLCRQNRLHDALQMLEKMGINRTGPDIVTYTTVVGCLCHNKRFAEAVELWEEMVRRGLKPDSVACGTLIFGFCKNGKVGKAFELASRMLTLNLELNVCIYNALISGFWRAGSIDKAFKIVSFMRANGCEPDVVTYNILLNHYCDTGMVEKAENLIRKMEMSGVNPDRYSYNQLLKGLCKAHQLDKASAFVSDHMEVGGFCDIVSCNILIDAFCKAKKVNSALKLFKEMGYKGIQADAVTYGTLINGLYGVGYYNLAEEVFEQMMKAQIVPNVNLYNIMLHNLCKAGHFKQAQKIFLQMIQKEVSPDIITFNTLIYWLGKSSRAIEALDLFKDMRARGVEPDSLTFRYLISGLLEEGKATLAYEVWEYMMENGIILDRDVSDRLISVLKSKNK from the coding sequence ATGTTCTTGGCCAAACGACCACATTGGTCGTCTCAGATTAGCAGGCTGTGCGTCCTCCACACTGTTTCTTGGATAGTTTCGTGGAGGCAGGCTCCCTACAGTGGCGGTGGCTGCAGCAATGCCACTCCAGGGGATCTCGGGCGGCTGCCAGAGCTTTTCCGATCGCCGCGGGTTGAAGTCAGCGCCGTTATTGGAAGAGCACTGGAATCGGGGAGATGGTCAGAGTCAGTGGAGCTGGAGCTCGAGAGGCTTCATGTCGACCTGGATCCCTTTGTTGTCAATCGGGTGCTCCGGGGCTTGTCGGACTCGGAGACCACAGTGCGGTTTTACTGGTGGGCAGAGTCGCGGCCCGGATTTGATCACACGCAGTTTGCGATAGCGTACATTGTGAGCTTGCTGTTTTTAGATGGCAACTTTGCTCTGTTGTCAGAGTTCCTCGATAGAGTGAGGAGCCAGGGGGTGGCATTGCATCGCTCCCTCTACCGGATCCTTTTGTCCGGCTATGTCCGGGCAGGGCAATTTGATTCAGTCATTCAGACATTTGATGAGATGGTTATGTCAGGTTGCCGTGAGTTTGGTGTGGATTACAATAGGTTCATAGGAGTTCTAGTTAAGAATTGTTGCTTTGATTTGGTGGAGAGGTATTATGGCATGGCACTTGAGAAAGGTTTTTGCTTGACTCCATTCACTTATTCAAGGTGGATATCTGCATTGTGCCAATCAGACAGGATTGAGCTTGTAGAGGAGCTTCTGGCTGATATGGATAAATTTAGGTGTTTTCCAGATATTTGGGCATGTAACATATATGTTGACTATTTGTGTAGACAAAATAGGTTGCATGATGCCTTGCAGATGCTGGAGAAGATGGGGATAAACAGAACAGGTCCTGATATTGTCACTTACACAACGGTTGTTGGTTGTTTATGTCATAATAAGCGGTTCGCAGAAGCAGTCGAGCTTTGGGAAGAAATGGTGAGGAGGGGCCTTAAACCTGATAGTGTTGCTTGTGGTACATTAATCTTTGGGTTCTGCAAGAATGGCAAGGTTGGCAAGGCTTTTGAATTAGCATCGAGGATGTTAACTCTGAATTTAGAACTGAATGTTTGTATTTACAATGCTCTAataagtggcttctggagagcCGGAAGCATTGATAAAGCCTTCAAAATTGTATCCTTCATGCGAGCAAACGGATGTGAGCCAGATGTTGTCACATATAATATCCTTTTAAACCATTACTGCGACACAGGTATGGTGGAGAAAGCTGAAAATTTGATAAGAAAGATGGAAATGAGTGGGGTAAATCCTGACCGGTACAGCTATAATCAGTTATTAAAAGGATTATGCAAAGCTCATCAACTGGACAAGGCATCTGCCTTCGTTTCTGATCATATGGAAGTTGGTGGGTTCTGTGATATTGTATCCTGTAACATACTGATTGATGCATTTTGCAAGGCAAAAAAGGTAAATTCTGCATTGAAGCTATTCAAAGAAATGGGTTATAAGGGAATACAGGCAGATGCTGTGACATACGGAACTCTGATTAATGGTCTCTATGGTGTAGGATACTACAATCTAGCTGAAGAAGTTTTTGAGCAGATGATGAAGGCTCAGATTGTTCCTAATGTTAATCTGTACAATATTATGCTCCATAACCTGTGTAAGGCTGGTCATTTCAAACAAGCTCAGAAAATTTTCTTGCAGATGATTCAGAAGGAAGTGTCGCCGGATATTATTACTTTTAACACACTCATATATTGGCTCGGGAAAAGCTCAAGGGCAATTGAAGCCCTCGATCTATTCAAGGATATGAGGGCTAGAGGAGTAGAACCTGACAGCTTGACATTTAGGTATTTGATCAGTGGTCTTCTGGAGGAGGGAAAAGCTACGCTGGCTTATGAGGTATGGGAATATATGATGGAGAATGGCATCATTCTCGACAGGGATGTTTCTGACAGGCTGATAAGTGTGCTTAAATCGAAGAACAAGTAA
- the LOC133891963 gene encoding rhodanese-like/PpiC domain-containing protein 12, chloroplastic isoform X2, protein MRGECGRGGLPGGDPPRPPPPTYDARLPPREPSSMSASAMSSTLPLALPISNVHARRRRSGIASRDVCRPCYRGGAGAERECGRVRRRKERSPQKLMAHEETEPGLLLPPPPRPQVQPNESQTIQLPTNPSPFLGTAATASERPAMLGLRARAAARLPCPSPSPYSAATARFTRLSPLAPLSSASPPPRTPRPSLSTRWRLPMRPGGTGSYSRPTTRVFCTAASSPPREGKELLVQHLLVGEKDVRLLVDLEKSIIAGGADLSDLAVVHSLCPSKENGGMLGWVRRGQMVPEFEEAAFGAPLNKVVRCTTKFGWHLLQVLAERDQCILQDIEPEELHTKMQDPSFVEEAQLIDVREPDEVYTTVTTQFSVVTFPIFHLFPWSRC, encoded by the exons ATGCGCGGCGAATGCGGCCGCGGGGGGCTCCCCGGCGGTGACcctccccggccgccgcctccgacgTATGACGCGCGGTTGCCGCCGCGGGAGCCCTCGTCCATGTCGGCGTCGGCGATGTCGTCCACCCTGCCGCTCGCGTTGCCCATCTCCAACGTCCACGCACGCAGGAGGCGCAGCGGAATCGCCAGTCGCGATGTGTGCCGCCCCTGCTATCGCGGTGGTGCTGGTGCGGAACGGGAGTGCGGGCgcgtcaggaggaggaaggagaggagccCACAAAAGCTAATGGCCCACGAAGAAACAGAGCccggccttcttcttcctcctcctcctcgcccacAAGTCCAACCGAACGAAAGCCAGACCATCCAACTCCCAACAAATCCTTCCCCCTTCCTCGGCACGGCAGCGACAGCGAGCGAGCGACCAGCCATGCTTGGTCTTCGAGCCCGCGCTGCGGCGCGGCTTCCGTGCCCCTCGCCATCTCCCTACTCGGCTGCCACGGCCAGGTTCACGCGCCTCTCCCCCCTCGCGCCTCTGTCGTCtgcatcgccgccgccgaggactCCGCGGCCCTCCCTCTCCACCAGGTGGCGCCTGCCCATGCGTCCCGGGGGCACTGGCAGCTACTCCAGGCCGACTACCAGGG TTTTTTGCACTGCTGCCAGCAGTCCACCGAGAGAGGGGAAGGAGTTGCTAGTTCAGCATCTGCTTGTTGGTGAAAAGGATGTCAGGCTTTTGGTCGATCTTGAAAAGAGCATCATCGCAGGAG GGGCAGACTTGAGTGATTTAGCTGTCGTGCATTCCTTGTGTCCATCAAAAGAAAATGGTGGTATGCTTGGGTGGGTTCGAAGGGGACAGATG GTACCAGAATTTGAGGAAGCAGCATTTGGTGCTCCTTTGAACAAAGTAGTGCGATGTACGACAAAATTTGGATGGCATTTATTGCAAGTTCTCGCTGAGAG GGATCAATGCATACTGCAAGACATTGAACCAGAGGAGCTTCACACAAAAATGCAAGATCCTAGTTTTGTTGAAGAAGCTCAATTGATTGATGTTCGGGAGCCTGATGAAGT GTATACTACTGTGACGACCCAGTTCAGTGTAGTTACTTTTCCTATTTTTCACTTATTCCCATGGAGTCGATGCTGA